The following coding sequences lie in one Peribacillus frigoritolerans genomic window:
- a CDS encoding carbon-nitrogen hydrolase family protein — MGKIKIALLHLLPIAGDVEYNQKLIEQAIHIASNNNAEWIITPELCVSGLQFNHKIGTGWINRQPDVWMSNLSRKLKNLKSTVFLGCPEKGSNGELYNSVFVIDKQGHLLGKQRKISVIDDWSASGDVIEPIKTDNVEVGIMICADAYPKDIAYNLFEKGAEILIAPSSWGPGLHGPEGEWEQRSLETGLPVFVCNRTGEDETVRFWDAESMIIKNGVRLLTHKSKQSAILTFEWDLQRMELISPHFVIDYI, encoded by the coding sequence ATGGGAAAAATAAAAATAGCTTTATTACACCTATTGCCAATCGCTGGTGATGTGGAGTATAACCAAAAACTAATTGAACAAGCCATTCATATAGCATCAAATAATAATGCCGAATGGATTATAACACCCGAACTATGTGTCAGCGGACTTCAATTCAATCATAAGATTGGGACTGGATGGATTAACCGGCAACCTGATGTCTGGATGAGTAATTTGAGCCGTAAACTAAAGAATTTGAAAAGCACTGTATTTTTGGGGTGCCCTGAAAAAGGCAGTAACGGAGAGTTGTATAATTCTGTGTTTGTCATAGATAAACAAGGTCATTTATTAGGCAAACAGAGAAAAATAAGTGTTATTGATGATTGGTCAGCATCAGGGGATGTAATAGAGCCAATAAAAACAGACAATGTTGAGGTTGGTATTATGATTTGTGCAGACGCCTATCCCAAAGATATTGCTTACAACTTATTTGAAAAAGGAGCAGAAATATTAATTGCACCGTCTTCCTGGGGTCCCGGATTACACGGTCCAGAGGGAGAATGGGAACAAAGGTCATTAGAAACAGGACTGCCCGTATTTGTCTGTAATCGTACTGGAGAAGACGAAACTGTCCGTTTTTGGGATGCAGAAAGCATGATCATAAAAAATGGAGTACGCCTTTTAACACATAAATCAAAACAATCAGCCATCCTTACTTTTGAATGGGATTTACAAAGAATGGAATTAATATCCCCTCATTTCGTTATTGATTACATATAA